The following are encoded together in the Pleurocapsa sp. FMAR1 genome:
- a CDS encoding DUF3854 domain-containing protein has product MTRLTIRTFHIFTFIRSSRRDATPYFAFDRDTKASIIANVNTAIAKTDKLFTKTDVDVRVIRWHESAKGVDDLIVQKGAEAFHQAYSKALSLKTWLVRTSVQLTYKANI; this is encoded by the coding sequence TTGACTCGACTGACAATTAGGACATTTCATATCTTCACTTTTATCAGATCATCCCGCAGGGATGCAACGCCCTATTTTGCCTTTGATAGAGATACTAAAGCTAGTATCATCGCCAATGTCAATACAGCGATCGCCAAAACAGACAAACTTTTTACTAAAACTGATGTCGATGTCAGAGTAATTCGTTGGCATGAATCAGCAAAAGGAGTTGACGATCTTATTGTACAGAAAGGAGCAGAGGCTTTTCATCAAGCTTATAGTAAGGCGTTATCTCTAAAAACTTGGTTGGTCCGCACCTCAGTTCA